In Cryptomeria japonica chromosome 1, Sugi_1.0, whole genome shotgun sequence, the sequence tcctagttcttcatcatgcagtttttcttggcattcaattttagtgtacctgtcacctctcccttgtcagcattacggggggtttctcctattggttgttggttctaatgcttccttggttcgttagagtgagctatgtattcaatatttgttcctatgtactaggtggatgcagtggctagttacctatgcatttcgatgaaatggatcatttaccatatggacactctttcattcctatttttagaGGCAACCTTTCatctttgattgatcaactcttcagactttggtgtttttgccatctgtatcttcgagttcagttgtttgcctttgttttccatctgattcgagtagtgttatttgagggcactcatgcagattatagtcttcactacctaatcatcttctatttcagtggaggttcttcaaatcgacaattattcttcgacagtgtttgcagcttcatgTTTCAGTGGTGTTCTCATGTTCCTCCTTTGTTCCTTTTTTCAAGGatattctcttgtttggaggcttcttcaatccttcacttgtatttctctcgttaggagaggagtttttcccatgaggttttctccttttctccagttgtgagagatcttttgtacttgagTACCTCACCAGGTCTAGTTGgtgggacccattgttactttcatgcattttgtttacatgcattttttagtccttacttttttttagctactccctaagttcatcttaaggggggtgttagagttatcatgttgtggctaataattatttatttaattattactctattatactctacgcttaagctaaacttaggcatcttataattctttaaggttttctcctttagggtttctagtatcattttataaggattctctctttgtaatttaaGTAATTGTATTCCATTATTCTAGCACAATCAGTATTAGTCCTCTtttctagatcattaaattctggtctccatagctttggttttgcttctctccttctatgacgggtttgcatgcaggtgatccttgggagctgtagagttggtTTCTCATCAACACCTATAGTTTACAACATATACAACCTATAAAAAAAGGAGATTCAATAGTTTACTATAACATATCCTATGTTAAAAGTTTCTGCAAGAGGAGTCCATATCCTTCAAGGACAACTCTATAGCAGACACATCATCATTGGACCTAGCAATCTCCACTATGAGTCTCTCTCCATGGTTAATGTGGAACCTTGGTCCTCTTTGATAGTTGAGATCATTAACTTGGGATTTCAGATGAATGCTTTTCATTGTATCATCTTTGAAACGCCAAGTAACTCTACATACAACAAACATTTTAAGCTTTGTTAAATGGCCAAACTGTTTCATATATAATCTCATCCCTGTTGACTGTTGTCGTTCCCTCTTTAAGCAATCTCTATAATTTTTCTATAGAAATCTCTAATGTCAAAGTTGATTGCACGATAATTGAGTAAAAAATGAGTATTTTTTTTTAGCAAAGAAACAATCAAAGAATATATGTCTAATATTTTCAGCTTTCTTTTAAACAAAACAACATAGATCATCATTAGAAGTTTATGAGTAATAATCAACCATTTACACCATGCAATTTTAGGCTCAACAATATTACTCCTTAATCTTTTAAAAGATTTATAACAGAttttatcatcaaaatcaaaattccaacAAGTATTAATGGAATTAGTAATCTCATGAGAGTTATGTAATGTTCTATAAATAAGCTTAAGAGAAAGATTATTAAGTTTAattctttttattaaaaaatattcttaATCAAACCATTCTTATCTAAGAAGCACACTAAGTGGGATAATTTTTCAAGTTCCTCTTAGAATTGAGGAGGTCCTCCTAGGAGTTGGAGGTAGCTTACTACTAATAGCTTAATTATTTACTACTAATTTTACACTAAATTTTAAGATGATTATTATTAATAGTTTCTATAAATAATCTAATGTCTTTTATATACTAAGCTTTTGAAAAGCAACCTTGAAGGAGAACAAGTGGTTTTCCTTTGTTAGTAAGGTTCTACCAAATGAATCTTTCAAGGTTAAGAAACTTGATAGAGGATCTAGAAAatttccatttttcatattttttcctatgatttcttgtgctttccaaatatttttaaaaatattatattttgttagaaaaaaataTATTAGGACATGTCttctttaatattttattaaaaatatgtcATATGATATACTTAATACCTTTGAATAAATTTGAGAAAAAACACTTAAAGAGACTTTTTTCCAGTCTCCACTTCCATTCACTTACCCTACCCTAACATCACTTTTCCGTGAGCTTCATGTTACCTATATTTTTCAATGACTAGTGATACCATTTGCATAAACATGGCAATGTTTTAAGTTTTAAGAATATTTACCCTCCATGCTTTGATTCATATCAATGATCTCATATATTTCGCACCTCTCATTACTCTTCttcaacatattatatatacatcgAATAATAGCTTCCCTTGCCCATTTATGAATTCCCTTATCCATTTATGAATttctttcttgattgtttgggTCTTGCTTAATCTTTCCTTCAAGATTCTTGTGATATAGACTATACATGTTTTACTTCTCTAAACTTAGGACCTCCTccccattcattttttttttttttttttttttttttcttcctcgAACACAATGATTGTTCTTTATCATAATATGGTTAATGACTCTTTATTTCATGATGATTTTCTTAATaagaacaaagaaaaaaaaataaatttccaaAGGGGAGTGCAACTAAAAAAGTTGAAAACAAGAgggtttgaagatttgaagacatgAAGTGCCTAGAAACATTGTATAacttcttaattctgtttattgataaaattcttcatagataTAATTGTTATTGAGTAATTTTATTGTATGAATATATAAATGAAAGTTATAATAAAGATGTGTTTCTGATTTTGTTTCCATATGGTGGAATATACGACATTTTAAGGCTCAAGATTGGACAATTTGATAATACCTCCCAATCTTGATTGCAAATCATATGTCAATTCACTATGTAAGTACAAAGATAAGATTGCAAgcacaaaaatgaaccaaaattTTCTAAAGTCCATTTACAAATTCTAAAACCTTGGACCACACAATATTTAAACAAAAATAGTGCACAATCAATTTACAAATCTTAAAACCCTTAATTGATAAAAGCCTTACACATCATTTGTTATttacatttcaaattttttggtttaATAATCAATTATTTATTCCTTTTCAACAAATAAGGCCTTACAAATGGTTCGCCAgacataaaaaatcaaaatcattacAGTATCGACTTAAAAATTTCAAGTGTAACCATAACAATATATTTCAAATTGCTGTTTAAGCAGTTTGCTACTCCATAATCATATGAATGTTTATGGCAAGACTCGTAGTAATTCATTTTATGACTGAAGATAACAAAGCACCAGTCAGTCCATGCCTTTGCATGATAAGGCACGGCATACACAACAGGTGCATGCCAATCAGACCTTCGAGAACATATAAGTTTTACACTCTCCCAGACGGAAGGTTCTATTGATCCTGGCTCCACTTCCCCTTTTATTCATATAACCAGGATAATCTGTTTTTCGAAAACGAACAGACTCCTTCAAATATAGCCCATACTTTTCTGCTTCTCCTTCTAAATTCCATTTTCTGTAGGATGGCCCCACCTTGTTAGAAATATGGATTTCTCCAAACGAGCTCAAGAACTTGGCAGCACTTTCCAAAAACATGCTCACCAACTGTTTGTTCTTTTTTATGGCCTTTTTGCTGCGTTCCCCACCGGGAAAATAGCCTGCATGAGGGAGATTGAATACAATTCTGTCAAACTTCCTCCCGCTTAGATCTTCAATTTCATGCAGTCTGGTTGCATCCACCTCATACAGTACCAATGCTTTACGACTTTCCAAGTTCTCAATTAAACTACGAGCTCTATCATAAACCCTCAAGACTTTCTCTGCTTTGACAACATTGAAAGGATAGTGAAATTAAAATATTGGGAACAAAAAAGATTACGAAGAAGTGAATAGagcataatttttatttatttatttccatgTTCTGATTCATACCTTCACTATCAATTGAGGAGGCGACGATGTTTTCTGCAGATTCAAAAGCAGTAGCTAAAGctgaagaaaatgagaaattgcCCTCTCCGACTAACAGAATGGTTTGCAAGCTAGAATAATGCATTAGCTTCCTCTCCACCCTGGGTTGCCTCTGCAAACAACGAAAACCAACTCTTTCTCATGTTAATGTAGAGCTAAGCCAAATCACAATACAAGAATACACTCTGCAACCTACAAGTTAATGCCACCAAATTGCTGCTCGGAAAGTAAACAAACCTAGGAGATCATGTACAGAAATCGGACTGCCCATTGAGTTATCCCACTCAAACGAGTATGAGCTTAAGGTATCTTGTGTTAATACCAAATTTATACCAAAAATGCAACTTGAATTTTTTTAACCAaactaattttaaaatgataatgTCCATCAAAGCTATTATATTTACATAGTTCGTTAAGATTATTTTAAGAGTTTGTGGTCGAAGTTTGTAGGAGAATTTTTTCAGTTAAGTTTTGGATGGTACTTTGGGATTCATCATTAAGATGGAATAATTGTGTGAaagttttttaaataatttttttttgaaggcaGGATGTCAGATATGTTGTGTCAAagttttttaaatcaatttttttatgatattttaaaatttattatagaATGGGGAAATATGTTGTGTGAAagttttttaaatcaattttttttatgatattCTAAAATTTATTATAGAATGGGGAAACATTGTGCAATAATGTTTAATCAAGTTTTGGATGGCATTTCAGAATCCATCATTAGAATGAGAAAACATTGTGCAAGAGTTTTTTAATCAAGTTTAGGATGGCACTCCAGATTCCAATCCATCATCTGGATGACGAAATATTATGCAAGAGTTTTAAACTCAAATTTTGGATGGCACTCCAGAATTCATCTTCAAAATGAGGAATTTTTGTGCAAAAGCTTTTTAATCAAGTTTTGGATGAGATTCTGTGATCCATTATCAGCATAAGGAAAAGTTCACACAATTTTTTACTAAAAACTCTTCAATAAAGGATAGATCAGATAttacttttttttatattttcaccattttttcaatataaatttaattatttgaaaggatttaaaataattattttgaataacTTAAAAACAGAAGAGTGACATTTCAACAATGTAAAATGCAATATTAGATTTCATTCTAAACAACGCATTCTAAACTTTGACTTGTTTAAATAGCTCATCTGTAATCAAACTTATTTATTTCATTACTAACAGATCAGTGGTACGAATccttgtgtgctcaaatttatatTTTGACTGATCGAACTTCAATTACGTAGGGGTGTACGCTCATTTACAGATAAAGTGTGCTCTTGAAAACAAAAAAGAATTGATTTTGCGTTTACATAAGTCTGCCAGGATAAAATTTTCTTGGAATGTTGCAATGGGAAAACATTTATTTGAGATGTTTCTGAGGCTTCATTTTCTGTGCACACGTAATCCATTAAATGGATCGTATTGAGTGGAAAACGTTAAAATCGAGTTTAATTATATTAAGATTATGTTTATAGATTt encodes:
- the LOC131050474 gene encoding heavy metal-associated isoprenylated plant protein 41-like, encoding MMEQPSYSRTTVDELQSLIGRSDLAERQPRVERKLMHYSSLQTILLVGEGNFSFSSALATAFESAENIVASSIDSEEKVLRVYDRARSLIENLESRKALVLYEVDATRLHEIEDLSGRKFDRIVFNLPHAGYFPGGERSKKAIKKNKQLVSMFLESAAKFLSSFGEIHISNKVGPSYRKWNLEGEAEKYGLYLKESVRFRKTDYPGYMNKRGSGARINRTFRLGECKTYMFSKV